The genomic DNA TCGGTCACCTGCGGCTCCTCTCGCTCCGGTCCCGCCGTTCGCGGACACCGTAACCGGTCGGACGGTTGTACGGCCGCCATCGGTTGCGACCGTTACGGAGAGTGAACCGTTCCGGTACAGTTGCCGACCATGAGCAGCCCTGACACGCCCCTCGACCTGACCATCGACGGCGGAGCGCTGACCGCCCGGCTCGTCGACTTCCCCTCCGTCAGCGGGAACGAGAAGGCCCTCGCCGACGCCGTCGAGAACGCGCTGCGGGCCTACCCCCACCTCACCGTCGACCGGCACGGCAACAACATCGTCGCCCGCACCCAGCTGGGCCGGGCCGAGCGCGTGGTGCTGGCCGGCCACCTCGACACCGTGCCGATCGCCGGCAACGTGCCCTCCCGGGTCGACGGCGACCTGCTCTGGGGCTGCGGCACCTCGGACATGAAGTCAGGCGTCGCCGTGCAGCTGCGCCTCGCCGCCACCCTGCCCGAGCCCAACCGCGACCTCACCTTCGTCTTCTACGACTGCGAGGAGGTCGAGGCGTTCCGCAACGGCCTCGGCGTGCTCGTCCAGGCCCACCCGGAGTGGCTGGCCGCCGACTTCGCGGTGCTGATGGAGCCCAGCGGCGGTGTGGTCGAGGGCGGCTGCCAGGGCAGCCTGCGCTGCGACATCGTGCTGCGCGGCACCCGCGCGCACTCCGCCCGCAGCTGGCTCGGCGACAACGCCATCCACAAGGCGGCCGAACTGCTGCGCCGGCTCTCGGTGTACGAGCCCCGCCGGGTGGTCATCGACGGCCTGGAGTACCGCGAGGGCATGAACGCCACCCGGATCGAGGGCGGCGTGGCCGGCAACGTCATCCCGGACGAGTGCCGGGTGCACGTGAACTTCCGGTACGCCCCCGACCGCACCGTGGAGGAGGCGGAGGCCCACCTGCGCTCCGTCTTCGAGGGCTACGACCTGGACCTGGTCGACGTCTCCCCGGGCGCCCTGCCGGGCCTCTCCCAGCCCGCCGCCCGGGACTTCGTCGCGGCGATCGGCGGCGAGCCCCGGGCCAAGTTCGGCTGGACCGACGTGGCCCGGTTCAGCGCGCTCGGCGTGCCCGCGGTCAACTACGGCCCGGGCGACCCCAACCTCGCCCACAAGGTCGACGAGCACGTCTCGCTGACCGCCATCGCCGAGGCCGAGGAGCGCCTGCGCGCCTGGCTGAGCTGAAAGCCGGCCGTTGCCCGGTGTTCCCCGGAATGTCGGGCGGCCGGGCGTAGGGTTTCGTCATGACAGCCACCGGAGATGACAAGCACTACGGGCACGGACCCGAGGAAGCCGCCGCGCCCGAACGCAAGAAGCCCTGGCCCGAGAAGCAGAAGGGTCCGGTGCTGCTGCGCCGCGACCAGGTCGGCACCAGCACCACCGACCAGCGCCTGCTGGACACCACCGGCCCCACCGACTGGCTGCACACCGACCCCTGGCGGGTCTGGCGGATCACCTCGGAGTTCGTCGAGGGCTTCGGCGCCCTCGCCGAACTCCCGGCCGCCATCAGCGTGTTCGGCTCCGCCCGGACGCCGGTCGACTCGCCCGAGTACGCCGCGGGCGTGGCCATCGGCCGGGCCCTCGCCGAGGCCGGGTACGCCGTCATCACCGGCGGCGGCCCCGGCGCGATGGAGGCCGCCAACCGCGGCGCCTCGGACGCCGGCGGGCTGTCCGTCGGCCTCGGCATCGAGCTGCCCTTCGAGCAGGGCCTCAACGAGTTCGTCGACCTCGGGCTCAACTTCCGCTACTTCTTC from Kitasatospora terrestris includes the following:
- the dapE gene encoding succinyl-diaminopimelate desuccinylase produces the protein MSSPDTPLDLTIDGGALTARLVDFPSVSGNEKALADAVENALRAYPHLTVDRHGNNIVARTQLGRAERVVLAGHLDTVPIAGNVPSRVDGDLLWGCGTSDMKSGVAVQLRLAATLPEPNRDLTFVFYDCEEVEAFRNGLGVLVQAHPEWLAADFAVLMEPSGGVVEGGCQGSLRCDIVLRGTRAHSARSWLGDNAIHKAAELLRRLSVYEPRRVVIDGLEYREGMNATRIEGGVAGNVIPDECRVHVNFRYAPDRTVEEAEAHLRSVFEGYDLDLVDVSPGALPGLSQPAARDFVAAIGGEPRAKFGWTDVARFSALGVPAVNYGPGDPNLAHKVDEHVSLTAIAEAEERLRAWLS
- a CDS encoding TIGR00730 family Rossman fold protein, which gives rise to MTATGDDKHYGHGPEEAAAPERKKPWPEKQKGPVLLRRDQVGTSTTDQRLLDTTGPTDWLHTDPWRVWRITSEFVEGFGALAELPAAISVFGSARTPVDSPEYAAGVAIGRALAEAGYAVITGGGPGAMEAANRGASDAGGLSVGLGIELPFEQGLNEFVDLGLNFRYFFVRKTMFVKYAQGFVVLPGGLGTLDELFEALTLVQTKKVTRFPVILFGSSYWGGLVEWLKNTLVAEGKAAPKDLELFHVTDDVDDVLKILEDSRRPAGTEI